In Mycolicibacterium gadium, the genomic window GCAGTCCGGCCATAGTGGCCGCTGCGGCTTCGACGGCCTCGTCGTAGCGGGCCCGCGGCACCACGAGGCGAGTGGTGATCGCGCAACCCTGACCCGCATGCATCGACGCCGTGAACGCCGACATCGAGCAGGCACCGGCCAGGTCCGCATCGTCAAGGACCAAGAACGCCGACTTTCCGCCGAGTTCGAGGAACACCTTCTTCAGGGTCGGGGCACCGTCAGCCATCACCGCGCGGCCGGTGTTCGTCGATCCGGTGAACGAAACCATGTCCACCCGTGGGTCTTTCGACAGCAGCGCGCCGACACCATGGTCACTGGAAGTGACGATGTTGACCACGCCGGCCGGGATGTCGGTGTGCTCGAGGATCAGCTCGCCGAGGATGGCCGCGCTCCACGGAGTGTCTGGAGCGGGTTTGAGCACCACCGTGTTGCCGGCCGCCAGCGCGGGGCCGAGCTTGGCGAGGTTGATCTGGTTGGGGAAGTTCCACGGTGTGATGGCGCCGACGACGCCGATCGCCTCCCTGGCGATGGTCCGACGAGTCTTGATTCCCATCGGCTCGGCGATACCGAGATCGGTAGTCCATTGATAGCCCTCGGCGGTATCTGCACAGAAGGTCAAATCCTCGACGGGACCTTCGAGTTGGGCCATCGAGGTCAACATCCGCGGTGCGCCCACCTCGGAGATGGCGAGTTCCCTCAATTCTTCGGCGCGATCGCGCATCGCCTGCTGGAGTTGGCGGATACCGCGCACCCGCAGCTCGGTGTCGGTCGACCATTCGGTCTCGTCGAACGCGCGCCGCGCCGCCTCGATCGCCCGACCCATGTCGTCGGTGCTCGCGTCGGCGGCGACTCCGAGCACCTCCTCGGTCGCCGGGTTGATGGTCTGGAACGTGCCCCCGCTGCCGGCGACAAGTTCGCCGTCGATGAGCAAACGACTCTCGCGATCGGCGAGGATTCCCATCCGAACTCCTGTGTTCGTACTACTGGACAACTGTCCGACTATCTTACGACGAACCTTAGCTGCACTGTACGGAGAGAAGCAAGGGCACCCGACTTCACCTGTGTACTTGCCTCAGACTGACCACATCCGATAAGTTGGACATGTGTCCAGTGATCCCGTGGTTGTGGTCACGCAGCCGCCTCCCCCTCAGCCTGGGGAGACGCCGCGCAACCGCCGCCAGGAGGAGACCTTCAACAAGGTGCTCGCTGCCGGCGTCGAGATGCTGCGCGAGTCGTCCTATGCGGATCTGACAGTGCGCGCGGTGGCGGCGCGGGCCAAGGTCGCGCCCGCGACCGCCTACACCTACTTCTCATCGAAGAACCACTTGATCGCCGAGGTGTATCTGAACCTGATCCGACAGGTGCCCTACTTCACCGACGTCAACGACAGCCGGGTCGCCCGTGTCGAGAAGACGCTGCGCAGCATGGCGCTGACCGTCGCCGACGAGCCGGAGGTGGCCGCCGCGTGCACCACCGCGCTGCTGAGCGGAAACGACGAGGCGGTGCGCGCGGTCCGCGATCGCATCGGTGCAGAGATCCACCGTCGCATCCGTTCGGCCGTCGGCCCGGATGCGGACCCGCGCACGCTTGCCGCGTTGGAGATGACGTTCTTCGGCGCGTTGGTCAATGCCGGCAGCGGCGCGTTCACCTATCACCAGATCGCCGACCGGCTCAGCTACGTGGTCGGCCTCATCATCGGGGACGACTCGTGACATTTAAGAGCGTTGAGACGAGCGATCTGCTCCTCGACCCGTACGACTACGACTTCCACGAAGACCCGTATCCGTACTACAAGCGGCTACGCGACGAAGCTCCGCTCTATCACAACCCCGACTTGGGCTTCTGGGCGTTGTCGCGGCACGCCGACGTGCTGGCCGGATTCCGCAACAGCACCACGCTCTCCAACAAGTTCGGGGTGTCGTTGGATCCCGCGTCGCGCGGTCCACACGCGTCTAAGACCATGTCGTTTCTGGCGATGGACGATCCGGCGCACTTACGGCTGCGCACCCTGGTGTCCAAGGGCTTCACGCCGCGTCGCATCCGGGAGCTGGAACCGCGGGTCACCGAGATCGCGACCCAGCATCTCGACACGATGCTGGAGAAGGCGCGCTCCTCTCCTTCGGAGACCGTCGATTACGTCAACGAATTCGCGGGCAAGCTCCCGATGGACGTCATTTCCGAGCTGATGGGCGTGCCCGTCGAGGACCGCGATGAGGTTCGGGCGTGGGCCGACGGTGTAATGCACCGCGACGAAGGCGTGACCGACGTGCCGCCCGCAGCCATCGAGGCGTCGCTCAACCTGATCGTCTACTACCAGGAGATGGTCGCCCAGCGCCGCAGCCAGCTCACCGACGATCTGACGTCGGCTTTGCTCGAGGCGGAGATCGACGGCGACCGCCTCACCGACGACGAGATCCTCGGTTTCATGTTCCTGATGGTGATCGCCGGCAACGAGACGACCACCAAACTGCTTGCCAACGCGGCGTTCTGGGGCCACAAGAACCCCGATCAGCTGGCGCCGATCTACACCGATCTC contains:
- a CDS encoding aldehyde dehydrogenase; translated protein: MGILADRESRLLIDGELVAGSGGTFQTINPATEEVLGVAADASTDDMGRAIEAARRAFDETEWSTDTELRVRGIRQLQQAMRDRAEELRELAISEVGAPRMLTSMAQLEGPVEDLTFCADTAEGYQWTTDLGIAEPMGIKTRRTIAREAIGVVGAITPWNFPNQINLAKLGPALAAGNTVVLKPAPDTPWSAAILGELILEHTDIPAGVVNIVTSSDHGVGALLSKDPRVDMVSFTGSTNTGRAVMADGAPTLKKVFLELGGKSAFLVLDDADLAGACSMSAFTASMHAGQGCAITTRLVVPRARYDEAVEAAAATMAGLRPGDPNDSGTICGPVISERQRDRIQGYLDSATAEGGKFACGGGRPADRDKGFFIEPTVIAGLDNNAKVAREEIFGPVLTVIAHDGDDDAVRIANDSPYGLSGTVFSADEERAAGIAARLRVGTVNVNGGVWYSADMPFGGYKQSGLGREMGLAGFEEYLEIKAIATAAS
- a CDS encoding TetR/AcrR family transcriptional regulator yields the protein MSSDPVVVVTQPPPPQPGETPRNRRQEETFNKVLAAGVEMLRESSYADLTVRAVAARAKVAPATAYTYFSSKNHLIAEVYLNLIRQVPYFTDVNDSRVARVEKTLRSMALTVADEPEVAAACTTALLSGNDEAVRAVRDRIGAEIHRRIRSAVGPDADPRTLAALEMTFFGALVNAGSGAFTYHQIADRLSYVVGLIIGDDS
- a CDS encoding cytochrome P450 codes for the protein MTFKSVETSDLLLDPYDYDFHEDPYPYYKRLRDEAPLYHNPDLGFWALSRHADVLAGFRNSTTLSNKFGVSLDPASRGPHASKTMSFLAMDDPAHLRLRTLVSKGFTPRRIRELEPRVTEIATQHLDTMLEKARSSPSETVDYVNEFAGKLPMDVISELMGVPVEDRDEVRAWADGVMHRDEGVTDVPPAAIEASLNLIVYYQEMVAQRRSQLTDDLTSALLEAEIDGDRLTDDEILGFMFLMVIAGNETTTKLLANAAFWGHKNPDQLAPIYTDLDRIPLWVEETLRYDTSSQILARTVEGELTIYDTTIPDGDVLLLLPGSAHRDERAFENPDDFIVGREIGAKLQSFGSGAHFCLGAHLARMEARVALTEMFKRIRGFEVDEANAVRVHSSNVRGFAHLPMTLEIN